Genomic window (Desulforapulum autotrophicum HRM2):
AATCGGTCTGGGCCAGGATAACTTCCACGGGATTGGCCGTTGCGCAATGGATTCTGGCAACTTCAGGCACATTTTTTATGGTGTTTAAAATATTAATGGGAAACATATCTTTCATGAAAATAATGAAAGAATGACCGGCAGAAAGTGCATAGGCATTTTTTTTGGCCAATTCAATCATTTCTTGATCGGTTCCACTGTGGCGGACCAGGCATTCCATGGATGCTTCACAGAATGCCACCCCGAATTTCGCATTAGGAACGGTACATACAATGGCCTCGTGGATATCTTCCACTGTTTTAATAAAATGGGAATGACCGAGAATAAAATTCAGCTCATCCGGGTTTTCAATGGTTATCGTTTTTAATTCCATTTTAGCCTCCACATATTTAGTTGATTAAAGGGGATGCATTCACAGATTTCAATATAATGATATTTGTCCGGAAAAACAACCTCAAGCCCTGACTGTTTGACTAATGAACATCAAAGTCCCTCACCACGGTCCCCCATTTTGTTGTACCTGAGGGACGGTCCCGATGACAGCCAGGGAATTTTTCCTCAAGGTGTTGATGATGAACATGGCGGCAAAAATGCCTGTAACCAGGAAAATGCCTGCCCCGGCAATAAGGGTAGACGATAGCCCGAACCGATCGGCGCACCAGCCCAGAAAAGGCCCCAGGATAACAAAGGCGAGCCGGATGATGAGGCTCCTGATGGAGAGTACTGTGGCCCGGATTTCCGACGGGGTGATCTCGTTGATGTGGT
Coding sequences:
- a CDS encoding adenosine-specific kinase, translated to MELKTITIENPDELNFILGHSHFIKTVEDIHEAIVCTVPNAKFGVAFCEASMECLVRHSGTDQEMIELAKKNAYALSAGHSFIIFMKDMFPINILNTIKNVPEVARIHCATANPVEVILAQTDLGRGILGVIDGFASKGIETEADIEKRKGFLRMIGYKQ